One Streptomyces sp. SAI-135 DNA segment encodes these proteins:
- a CDS encoding MFS transporter, with protein sequence MSASYARLLRVPYARRTFATALLGRLSYGVVPLSAMLAVTRSSGSYAVAGAVLAFFGATAVFLTPWRAALVDRYGPRRALVPLLAAHTALLGLLAAAVWRPGAPPYVLGALTALAGAFVPPLGPTMRAVWARLAEDRALLRRAYSLDGIAEELLFLTGPLLVGVLVSVAPPAVGIVVGAVLIGAGTLGFVASPVVRAIRPEAATARRGPDGPGVLRRVGRPVGAVTGVGLAIGSLDLLVVAFADLHGHSGAGVAWVLAAVSAGSAVGGLLNGALPWRGPAGPRLVLLTLGLGLALVGAGLAPGLGTLALVMAVAGFFVSPAVTTAYLIADETVAPEARTRAGAWVNTAVNAGSTAGTAAAGALAGHLPVAVCFAMTGAAVVLTALAAAKGTAPAG encoded by the coding sequence ATGTCTGCCTCCTACGCGCGGCTGCTGCGCGTTCCGTATGCCCGCCGCACCTTCGCCACCGCCCTGCTCGGCAGGCTGTCGTACGGTGTCGTCCCGCTGTCCGCGATGCTCGCCGTGACCCGGTCCTCGGGCTCGTACGCGGTCGCGGGCGCCGTGCTGGCGTTCTTCGGCGCCACCGCCGTCTTCCTGACGCCCTGGCGGGCCGCCCTCGTCGACCGGTACGGGCCACGCCGGGCGCTCGTGCCCCTGCTGGCCGCCCACACCGCGCTGCTCGGCCTGCTGGCCGCCGCCGTGTGGCGTCCGGGGGCGCCGCCGTACGTCCTGGGCGCCCTCACCGCCCTCGCCGGTGCCTTCGTGCCCCCGCTCGGACCGACCATGCGCGCGGTGTGGGCGAGGCTCGCCGAGGACCGGGCGCTGCTGCGACGGGCGTACAGCCTCGACGGGATCGCCGAGGAACTGCTCTTCCTGACGGGGCCGTTGCTGGTGGGCGTCCTCGTCTCCGTCGCCCCGCCCGCCGTCGGCATCGTCGTCGGAGCGGTCCTCATCGGGGCGGGGACGCTCGGCTTCGTGGCCTCTCCCGTCGTACGGGCGATCCGCCCCGAGGCGGCCACGGCACGCCGGGGGCCGGACGGCCCGGGGGTGCTGCGCCGGGTCGGCCGCCCGGTCGGCGCGGTCACGGGCGTCGGACTCGCGATCGGCTCGCTCGACCTGCTGGTCGTGGCCTTCGCCGACCTGCACGGGCACAGCGGGGCGGGCGTGGCCTGGGTGCTGGCCGCCGTGTCCGCCGGAAGTGCCGTCGGCGGTCTGCTCAACGGCGCCCTGCCCTGGCGCGGACCCGCCGGGCCCCGGCTCGTCCTGCTGACCCTGGGCCTCGGCCTGGCACTCGTCGGCGCCGGGCTCGCCCCCGGGCTCGGCACCCTCGCCCTGGTCATGGCGGTGGCCGGGTTCTTCGTGTCCCCCGCCGTCACCACCGCGTACCTCATCGCCGACGAGACGGTGGCGCCGGAGGCGCGCACCCGGGCCGGCGCCTGGGTCAACACGGCCGTCAACGCCGGGAGTACGGCCGGCACGGCCGCGGCGGGCGCCCTGGCCGGGCACCTGCCGGTGGCCGTGTGCTTCGCGATGACGGGCGCGGCGGTCGTCCTGACGGCCCTCGCCGCGGCGAAGGGCACCGCGCCCGCGGGCTGA
- a CDS encoding PepSY domain-containing protein has product MKRNIVIATLTAAALATGGTVAAFAAGDDDATATQRQSSTSAHQAADRDDDSDDSADDRDDVSEDRTAVSGSGVTAAEAIAAALRHTPGTALSADLDDDGADAWEVTVVKGDGTEYDVRIAPDSGKVLGAQRDTDDDNDAGDRAELAAVKGAKTDAREAALAAAAKGTVTEVGLDDDHGTVAWTADTVKDGRHGEWKVALDSAKVTQDRDDDGDDA; this is encoded by the coding sequence ATGAAGCGCAACATCGTCATCGCCACCCTCACCGCCGCCGCACTGGCCACCGGCGGCACCGTCGCGGCCTTCGCGGCGGGGGACGACGACGCGACGGCGACGCAGCGCCAGTCGAGCACGAGCGCCCACCAGGCCGCCGACCGCGACGACGACTCCGACGACTCCGCGGACGACCGGGACGACGTCTCCGAGGACCGTACGGCGGTCTCCGGCAGCGGTGTCACCGCGGCCGAGGCGATCGCCGCCGCCCTCAGGCACACCCCGGGCACCGCCCTCTCCGCCGACCTGGACGACGACGGCGCCGACGCGTGGGAGGTGACCGTCGTCAAGGGCGACGGCACCGAGTACGACGTGCGGATCGCGCCGGACTCCGGGAAGGTGCTCGGCGCCCAGCGCGACACGGACGACGACAACGACGCCGGCGACCGGGCCGAGCTCGCCGCGGTGAAGGGCGCGAAGACCGACGCCCGGGAGGCGGCCCTGGCCGCCGCCGCGAAGGGCACGGTGACCGAGGTCGGCCTCGACGACGACCACGGCACCGTGGCCTGGACGGCGGACACCGTGAAGGACGGCAGGCACGGCGAGTGGAAGGTCGCCCTCGACTCGGCCAAGGTCACCCAGGACCGCGACGACGACGGGGACGACGCCTGA
- a CDS encoding response regulator transcription factor, which translates to MRLLIVEDEKRLALSLAKGLTAEGYAVDVVHDGREGLHRAGEGAYDLVILDIMLPGLNGYRVCAALRAAGHEVPILMLTAKDGEYDEAEGLDTGADDYLTKPFSYVVLVARIKALLRRRGNGTGASPVLETGPLRIDTAARRVFLDGSEVTLTAKEFSVLEQLAVRPGEVVSKAQILEHVWDFAYDGDPNIVEVYISTLRRKLDAGLIRTVRGAGYRLEAGR; encoded by the coding sequence ATGCGCCTGCTGATCGTCGAGGACGAGAAACGACTGGCCCTGTCCCTCGCCAAGGGCCTCACCGCCGAGGGCTACGCCGTCGATGTCGTCCACGACGGCCGCGAGGGGCTGCACCGGGCCGGCGAGGGGGCGTACGACCTGGTGATCCTCGACATCATGCTGCCCGGCCTCAACGGCTACCGGGTCTGCGCCGCCCTGCGCGCCGCCGGCCACGAGGTGCCGATCCTGATGCTCACCGCCAAGGACGGCGAGTACGACGAGGCCGAGGGACTGGACACCGGCGCCGACGACTACCTGACCAAGCCCTTCTCCTACGTCGTCCTCGTGGCCCGCATCAAGGCCCTGCTGCGGCGGCGCGGGAACGGCACCGGGGCCTCGCCGGTGCTGGAGACCGGGCCGCTGAGGATCGACACCGCCGCCCGCCGGGTCTTCCTCGACGGCAGCGAAGTCACCCTCACCGCCAAGGAGTTCTCGGTCCTGGAGCAGCTCGCGGTGCGGCCCGGGGAGGTGGTCTCCAAGGCGCAGATCCTGGAGCACGTCTGGGACTTCGCGTACGACGGCGACCCGAACATCGTCGAGGTGTACATCAGCACCCTGCGCCGGAAACTGGACGCGGGCCTCATCCGTACGGTCCGGGGCGCCGGGTACCGGCTGGAGGCCGGGAGATGA
- a CDS encoding HAMP domain-containing sensor histidine kinase, giving the protein MRRLFGSVRARATLAATVVVAVALVAAGAAVLLSLRSNLIDEAGTQAERAARKVAADLSGGTPYTGLDLDDDEPVQVVDGHGRLVAATEHLERISGTGVAEVEPRPPAGGAGGTAEPGDSDDDGAEDADSALEPGEIADDVRLTAGSATIDGKSADYRFAAVEVEVPDKGTLTVYAGASLDPEQSAVGTAQTVMLVGFPLLLGVVAAVTWLVTRRALRPVEGIRAEMAAITASEDLARRVPVPDTHDEVARLARTTNETLAALETSVERQRRFVADASHELRSPIASLRTQLEVAAAHPELLDLDGAVEDTVRLQHLAADLLLLARLDAGERVADARIELAALVRERAAGRNGVTVRADPVEVTGSRGQLERVLDNLLDNARRHARSAVAVTVRRDGDRHAVVGVADDGDGVPAGDRERIFERFVRLDEARARDDGGAGLGLAIARDVAARHGGTLTVRDAPAGGALFELRLPVA; this is encoded by the coding sequence ATGAGACGGCTGTTCGGCTCGGTCCGGGCACGGGCCACCCTCGCCGCCACTGTGGTCGTCGCCGTGGCGCTGGTCGCGGCCGGGGCCGCCGTGCTGCTCTCCCTGCGCTCCAACCTGATCGACGAGGCGGGCACCCAGGCCGAGCGGGCCGCGCGCAAGGTGGCCGCCGACCTCTCCGGGGGCACGCCCTACACGGGTCTGGACCTGGACGACGACGAGCCGGTCCAGGTCGTCGACGGGCACGGCCGTCTGGTCGCGGCCACCGAGCACCTGGAGCGGATCAGCGGCACGGGAGTCGCCGAGGTGGAGCCGCGGCCGCCCGCCGGAGGCGCCGGCGGGACGGCGGAGCCCGGGGACTCCGACGACGACGGGGCCGAGGACGCCGACTCCGCCCTGGAGCCCGGTGAGATCGCCGACGACGTGCGGCTCACGGCCGGCTCCGCCACGATCGACGGGAAGTCCGCCGACTACCGCTTCGCGGCCGTGGAGGTCGAGGTCCCCGACAAGGGCACCCTCACCGTGTACGCGGGTGCCTCCCTGGACCCCGAACAGAGCGCGGTGGGCACCGCCCAGACCGTCATGCTGGTCGGCTTCCCGCTGCTGCTCGGTGTCGTCGCCGCCGTGACCTGGCTGGTCACCCGGCGTGCGCTGCGCCCGGTCGAGGGCATCCGCGCCGAGATGGCCGCGATCACCGCCTCCGAGGACCTGGCCCGCCGGGTCCCGGTGCCCGACACCCACGACGAGGTGGCCCGCCTCGCCCGCACCACCAACGAGACGCTGGCCGCCCTGGAGACCTCCGTCGAGCGCCAGCGCAGGTTCGTCGCCGACGCCTCGCACGAACTGCGCAGCCCGATCGCCTCGCTGCGCACCCAGCTCGAGGTGGCCGCCGCGCACCCGGAGCTGCTGGACCTGGACGGGGCGGTCGAGGACACCGTACGGCTGCAACACCTGGCCGCGGACCTGCTGTTGCTGGCCCGTCTGGACGCGGGGGAGCGGGTCGCCGACGCACGGATCGAGCTGGCGGCACTGGTGCGGGAGCGGGCCGCCGGGCGCAACGGTGTGACGGTCCGGGCGGATCCGGTGGAAGTGACGGGGTCCCGGGGGCAGTTGGAGCGGGTCCTCGACAACCTGCTGGACAACGCGCGGCGGCACGCGCGGTCGGCGGTCGCGGTGACGGTACGACGGGACGGCGACCGCCACGCGGTGGTCGGGGTCGCCGACGACGGGGACGGGGTGCCGGCCGGGGACCGGGAGCGGATCTTCGAGCGGTTCGTGCGGCTGGACGAGGCGCGGGCACGGGACGACGGCGGGGCCGGGCTGGGGCTCGCCATCGCCCGGGACGTCGCCGCCCGGCACGGCGGCACGCTCACGGTCCGCGACGCGCCAGCAGGCGGAGCCCTGTTCGAACTCCGCCTGCCGGTCGCCTAG
- a CDS encoding MarR family transcriptional regulator, producing the protein METETATRWLTDAEQCAWRTHLEVNRLLTYQLEKDLQPFGLTMNDYEILVNLSESEGVRMRMSDLASATLQSKSRLSHQITRMENADLVRRENCESDRRGLYAVLTEHGMETMKKVAPHHVASVRRHFIDLVPPESLTELDKALTPIAEHLRGQRGRP; encoded by the coding sequence ATGGAGACCGAGACGGCCACGCGCTGGCTGACCGATGCGGAGCAGTGCGCCTGGCGCACCCACCTGGAGGTCAACAGGCTGTTGACGTATCAGCTCGAGAAGGACCTTCAGCCGTTCGGCCTGACGATGAACGACTACGAGATCCTGGTCAACCTCTCCGAGTCGGAGGGCGTACGGATGCGGATGAGCGACCTCGCGTCCGCCACCCTCCAGTCCAAGAGCCGGCTCTCGCACCAGATCACCCGCATGGAGAACGCGGACCTGGTCCGGCGCGAGAACTGCGAGTCGGACCGCCGCGGACTGTACGCGGTCCTGACGGAGCACGGCATGGAGACGATGAAGAAGGTCGCGCCCCATCACGTGGCGTCTGTGCGGAGGCACTTCATCGATCTCGTCCCCCCGGAGTCCCTGACGGAGCTGGACAAGGCTCTGACGCCGATCGCGGAGCATCTGCGCGGGCAGCGGGGACGGCCCTGA
- a CDS encoding AIM24 family protein yields the protein MSHYPGAGPTVYDPMTLPSDDNVNNYTFCVELKGSQWFLQKGKMIAYYGQMDFNGIGHGRLDGLVRTSFHSPLHASDWVVAQGSGKMLLADRAFDVNSYDLEDGNLTIRSGNLLAFQPSLALKQSIVPGFLTLIGTGKFVAASNGPVVFMEPPIRVDPQALVGWADCPSPCHHYDHGYMTGLMGGLRAMTGLGGASGEEHQFEFVGAGTVLLQSTEVLMAEQATGVVPSEPGVPGGHGVPPGQSQQPGAPRLPGQLGDLQRRFGL from the coding sequence GTGAGCCACTACCCGGGCGCGGGCCCCACCGTGTACGACCCGATGACGCTGCCGTCGGACGACAACGTCAACAACTACACCTTCTGCGTGGAGCTCAAGGGGAGCCAGTGGTTCCTGCAGAAGGGGAAGATGATCGCCTACTACGGGCAGATGGACTTCAACGGCATCGGACACGGCCGGCTCGACGGTCTCGTCCGTACGTCCTTCCATTCGCCTCTGCACGCGAGCGACTGGGTCGTGGCGCAGGGCTCGGGCAAGATGCTCCTCGCCGACCGGGCCTTCGACGTGAATTCCTACGACCTCGAAGACGGCAACCTGACCATTCGCTCGGGCAATCTGCTCGCTTTTCAGCCAAGTCTCGCGCTGAAGCAGTCGATCGTGCCCGGCTTTCTGACCCTCATCGGAACCGGAAAGTTCGTGGCCGCCTCCAACGGCCCGGTGGTGTTCATGGAGCCGCCGATCCGGGTGGACCCGCAAGCGCTTGTGGGCTGGGCCGACTGCCCCTCCCCGTGCCACCACTACGACCACGGGTACATGACCGGTCTGATGGGCGGTCTACGTGCGATGACGGGCCTGGGCGGCGCCTCCGGGGAGGAGCACCAGTTCGAGTTCGTGGGGGCCGGCACCGTACTGCTCCAGTCGACCGAGGTCCTGATGGCCGAGCAGGCCACCGGGGTGGTTCCGTCCGAGCCGGGAGTGCCCGGCGGCCACGGGGTACCCCCGGGGCAGTCGCAGCAGCCGGGAGCACCGCGCCTTCCCGGACAGCTGGGGGACCTCCAGCGTCGCTTCGGGCTGTGA
- a CDS encoding AIM24 family protein gives MPFREINSKMVEATVMPGQRLFSQRGAMLAYRGEVSFTPNIQGGQGGVMSMIGRRVANEDTPLMTVEGSGTVLFGHGGHHVQVVNLSGDTLFVEADRLLAFEGTLQQGTMFMGSQGGVMGMVRGQISGQGLFTTTLKGHGSVAVMAHGGVFEVPITPQRPVHVDPQAYVAHYGDVRNKLSTALGWRDMVGRGSGEAFQLELSGNGVVYVQASEEKL, from the coding sequence ATGCCCTTCCGCGAGATCAACTCCAAGATGGTCGAGGCCACGGTGATGCCCGGCCAGCGCCTGTTCAGCCAGCGCGGCGCGATGCTGGCGTACCGGGGCGAGGTGTCCTTCACCCCGAACATCCAGGGCGGTCAGGGCGGCGTCATGTCGATGATCGGCCGCCGTGTGGCCAACGAGGACACGCCCCTGATGACCGTCGAGGGCAGCGGCACCGTCCTGTTCGGGCACGGCGGACACCATGTGCAGGTCGTCAACCTCTCCGGCGACACGCTGTTCGTCGAGGCGGACCGGCTGCTCGCCTTCGAGGGCACCCTCCAGCAGGGCACCATGTTCATGGGCTCACAGGGCGGGGTGATGGGCATGGTGCGCGGCCAGATCAGCGGTCAGGGACTCTTCACGACCACGCTCAAGGGCCACGGCTCGGTGGCCGTCATGGCCCACGGCGGCGTCTTCGAGGTCCCGATCACCCCGCAGCGCCCGGTCCACGTCGACCCGCAGGCCTACGTGGCCCACTACGGTGACGTCCGCAACAAGCTGTCGACGGCGCTCGGCTGGCGCGACATGGTGGGCCGCGGTTCCGGCGAGGCCTTCCAGCTGGAACTCAGCGGGAACGGCGTGGTGTACGTCCAGGCCTCGGAGGAGAAGCTGTGA
- a CDS encoding AIM24 family protein: protein MFRLQGSKVLAVDMTGDAVKAKNGSMVAYDGQMQFKKLSGGGEGIRGMVTRRITGEQMTVMEVSGHGTCWFADRASEINLVSLQGDKLYVESSNLLATDAGLRTGTSFTGMRGASQGNGLFTTTVEGHGQAAIMSDGPAVVLRVSRQYPLTVDPGAYIAHQGNLNQSFQSGVTFRTFMGEGGGEAFQIRFEGDGLVYVQPSERNTIAGDV from the coding sequence ATGTTTCGACTCCAAGGCAGCAAAGTGCTCGCCGTAGACATGACCGGAGACGCCGTGAAGGCGAAGAACGGCTCCATGGTCGCGTACGACGGACAGATGCAGTTCAAAAAGCTCAGCGGCGGCGGTGAGGGCATCCGGGGCATGGTCACCCGGCGCATCACCGGCGAGCAGATGACCGTGATGGAGGTGTCAGGGCACGGCACGTGCTGGTTCGCGGACCGGGCCTCGGAGATCAACCTCGTCAGTCTCCAGGGGGACAAGCTGTACGTGGAGTCGAGCAACCTGCTCGCGACCGACGCGGGCCTGCGCACCGGGACCAGCTTCACCGGCATGCGCGGCGCCTCGCAGGGCAACGGCCTGTTCACCACCACCGTGGAGGGCCACGGACAGGCGGCGATCATGTCGGACGGCCCCGCGGTGGTCCTCCGCGTGAGCCGCCAGTACCCCCTCACCGTCGACCCGGGCGCCTACATCGCCCACCAGGGAAACCTCAACCAGTCCTTCCAGTCCGGTGTGACGTTCCGCACATTCATGGGCGAGGGCGGCGGCGAGGCCTTCCAGATCCGCTTCGAGGGCGACGGCCTGGTGTATGTCCAGCCCAGCGAGCGGAACACGATCGCGGGAGATGTGTGA
- a CDS encoding DUF3817 domain-containing protein — MDLKTASALRRLRLVSAPEAISFLLLLVCSVLKRTTDFNAVPVMGMVHGVLFILYLIFWLDAWFRAKWSAKTGIWYFVLSVLPTGGFFAERRLKREAEDAVIASRARQEGIVNA; from the coding sequence GTGGACCTCAAGACAGCCTCCGCCCTCCGACGCCTCCGCCTGGTCTCCGCTCCCGAGGCGATCTCGTTCCTGCTTCTGCTCGTCTGCTCGGTGCTGAAGCGGACCACGGACTTCAACGCCGTCCCGGTGATGGGCATGGTCCACGGCGTCCTGTTCATCCTGTACTTGATCTTCTGGCTCGACGCCTGGTTCCGTGCCAAGTGGTCCGCGAAGACCGGGATCTGGTACTTCGTGCTCTCCGTGCTGCCCACCGGCGGTTTCTTCGCCGAGCGTCGGCTCAAGCGTGAGGCCGAGGACGCCGTCATCGCGTCCCGGGCCCGCCAGGAAGGGATCGTGAACGCATGA
- a CDS encoding MTH1187 family thiamine-binding protein produces the protein MIVAFSVTPLGVGEDVGEHVADAVRIVRESGLPNRTDAMFTSIEGEWDEVMDVVRRAVAAVEARAPRVSLVLKADIRPGVTDGLTSKVETVERHLAG, from the coding sequence ATGATCGTCGCCTTCTCAGTGACCCCGCTCGGGGTCGGCGAGGACGTGGGGGAGCACGTCGCCGACGCGGTGCGGATCGTGCGGGAGTCGGGGCTGCCCAACCGCACCGACGCCATGTTCACCTCGATCGAGGGCGAGTGGGACGAGGTGATGGACGTCGTCCGGCGTGCCGTGGCCGCCGTGGAGGCGCGGGCGCCGCGTGTGTCGCTGGTGCTCAAGGCGGACATCCGGCCCGGTGTCACGGACGGTCTGACCTCCAAGGTGGAGACGGTGGAGCGGCACCTCGCCGGCTGA
- a CDS encoding DUF4166 domain-containing protein — protein MTSMFRTVMGADFDRLHPQLQRRFSVGLDSGEACTGRGVMDRVWHGGAFVKPFLALGATRNILVPRPGRNVPFVIENVPYVDTHGRETVTFVRTFRLPGRPRRFDAQMVLSPKGDRILDYLGTHQHLASELHFRAEPDGSLLIRSGEHRFREGVVDVRVPELIGASAEVRESYDDRTGRFRIRVRVVNRYFGPLFGYQGSFEATYSDVTACGVRPGLRPVREEARA, from the coding sequence ATGACCTCGATGTTCCGCACGGTGATGGGCGCCGACTTCGACCGCCTTCACCCCCAGCTGCAGCGCCGCTTCTCGGTCGGTCTGGACTCCGGCGAGGCGTGCACCGGCCGGGGCGTGATGGACCGGGTCTGGCACGGCGGGGCGTTCGTGAAGCCCTTCCTGGCCCTCGGGGCGACCCGCAACATCCTGGTGCCGAGACCGGGGCGGAACGTGCCGTTCGTGATCGAGAACGTGCCCTACGTCGACACCCACGGCCGTGAGACGGTGACCTTCGTGCGCACCTTCCGCCTGCCAGGCCGCCCCCGCCGCTTCGACGCCCAGATGGTCCTGAGCCCCAAGGGCGACCGCATCCTCGACTACCTCGGCACCCACCAGCACTTGGCCAGCGAGCTGCACTTCCGCGCCGAGCCCGACGGCTCGCTGTTGATCCGCTCGGGGGAGCACCGGTTCCGGGAGGGTGTGGTCGACGTCCGGGTGCCCGAGCTGATCGGCGCGAGTGCGGAGGTGCGGGAGTCGTACGACGACAGGACGGGCCGTTTCCGCATCCGGGTCCGGGTCGTCAACCGGTACTTCGGCCCGCTCTTCGGCTACCAGGGTTCCTTCGAGGCGACGTACAGCGACGTCACGGCCTGCGGAGTCCGCCCCGGCCTGCGTCCCGTGCGCGAGGAGGCGCGCGCGTGA
- a CDS encoding TetR/AcrR family transcriptional regulator — MSPESAKSLETKTKLLDGALRTLTEQGIAKTSARTVAAAAGVNQALVFYHFGTVDELLAAACRYGAERAVARYRERLAAVTSLSELLAVGRKVHEEERAGGHVALLGQLLAGAQTHATLGPATAAGLELWIAEIEKVLTRVLAATPFGEFADPAGLARAVAASFVGIELYEGVDAAGAGSALDALEQLGVLVAALEDLGPVAQRAVRHHLRRTGRR, encoded by the coding sequence GTGAGCCCCGAGAGCGCCAAGTCCCTGGAGACGAAGACCAAGCTCCTCGACGGCGCCCTGCGGACCCTCACCGAGCAGGGCATCGCGAAGACCTCCGCCCGCACGGTGGCGGCGGCCGCGGGCGTCAACCAGGCCCTCGTCTTCTACCACTTCGGCACCGTCGACGAGCTCCTGGCCGCGGCCTGCCGCTACGGGGCGGAGCGCGCGGTGGCCCGCTACCGCGAGCGGCTGGCCGCCGTGACCTCGCTGTCCGAACTCCTCGCGGTGGGCCGGAAGGTCCACGAGGAGGAGCGGGCCGGAGGGCATGTGGCCCTCCTCGGCCAGCTGCTCGCCGGCGCCCAGACCCACGCCACCCTCGGCCCCGCCACCGCGGCGGGCCTTGAACTGTGGATCGCCGAGATCGAGAAGGTCCTCACCCGGGTCCTTGCCGCCACCCCCTTCGGCGAGTTCGCCGATCCCGCGGGCCTGGCCCGGGCGGTGGCCGCGTCCTTCGTGGGCATCGAGCTGTACGAAGGGGTCGACGCGGCCGGGGCCGGCTCGGCGCTGGACGCCCTGGAGCAGCTCGGTGTGCTCGTCGCCGCGCTGGAGGACCTGGGTCCGGTGGCCCAGCGCGCGGTGCGCCACCATCTCCGGCGGACCGGCCGCCGCTGA
- a CDS encoding SMP-30/gluconolactonase/LRE family protein produces MPDSLYEILDDRFRPCTNGDSRLETLYDGCRWAEGPLYLPAWRQLIWSDIPNDRILRWDEATGAVGVFRAPAGNSNGNTVDRQGRLVTCEQGNRRVTRTEPDGTVTVLAERHQGRRLNSPNDSVVRSDGTIWFSDPDFGILSDYEGHRAESEIGACHVYRIDPVTGEVSLAADGLDGPNGVILSPDERQLYVSDSRAARIHRYDVHADGTLSDGEVFAEAREGVHFDNIRFDDEGRLWAAALADGVHCYDPDGTLIGRVRVPEPVANVTFGGPKGNRLFIAATTSLYSLVMSVTGARRI; encoded by the coding sequence GTGCCCGACAGCCTCTACGAGATCCTGGACGACCGTTTCCGGCCCTGCACCAACGGCGACAGCAGGCTGGAGACCCTCTACGACGGCTGCCGCTGGGCCGAGGGACCGCTGTACCTGCCCGCGTGGCGCCAGCTGATCTGGAGCGACATCCCGAACGACCGCATCCTGCGCTGGGACGAGGCCACCGGCGCGGTCGGCGTCTTCCGCGCCCCGGCCGGCAACAGCAACGGCAACACCGTCGACCGGCAGGGCCGTCTCGTCACCTGCGAGCAGGGCAACCGGCGCGTCACCCGCACCGAGCCGGACGGCACGGTGACCGTCCTGGCCGAGCGCCATCAGGGCAGGCGCCTGAACAGTCCGAACGACTCCGTCGTGCGCTCCGACGGCACGATCTGGTTCTCCGACCCGGACTTCGGCATCCTCAGCGACTACGAGGGGCACCGGGCCGAGTCGGAGATCGGGGCGTGCCATGTGTACCGGATCGATCCGGTCACGGGTGAGGTGTCCCTCGCCGCGGACGGCCTCGACGGCCCCAACGGGGTGATCCTCTCGCCCGACGAGCGGCAGCTGTACGTCTCCGACTCACGGGCGGCCCGGATCCACCGGTACGACGTCCACGCCGACGGCACGCTCTCGGACGGCGAGGTCTTCGCCGAGGCCCGCGAGGGCGTCCACTTCGACAACATCCGCTTCGACGACGAGGGCCGGCTGTGGGCTGCCGCCCTGGCCGACGGTGTCCACTGCTACGACCCCGACGGCACGTTGATCGGCCGCGTGCGGGTGCCCGAACCGGTGGCCAACGTGACGTTCGGAGGGCCGAAGGGGAATCGGCTGTTCATCGCGGCCACGACTTCCTTGTACTCGCTGGTGATGTCGGTGACGGGGGCGCGGCGGATCTAG
- a CDS encoding MarR family transcriptional regulator — protein sequence MPKPLSLPFDPIARADELWKQRWGNVPSMAAITSIMRAHQILLGEVDAVVKPYGLTFARYEALVLLNFAKAGELPMSKIGERLMVHPTSVTNTVDRLVRSGLVDKRPNPNDGRGTLASITDKGREVVEAATRDLMAMDFGLGVYDAEECAEIFAMLRPLRVAARDFDED from the coding sequence GTGCCGAAGCCGCTCAGTCTTCCCTTCGACCCCATCGCCCGCGCCGACGAACTCTGGAAGCAGCGCTGGGGAAACGTGCCGTCCATGGCCGCGATCACCTCGATCATGCGTGCGCACCAGATCCTGCTCGGCGAGGTCGACGCGGTGGTCAAGCCGTACGGACTGACCTTCGCGCGATACGAGGCGCTGGTGCTGCTCAACTTCGCCAAGGCGGGCGAGCTGCCGATGTCGAAGATCGGCGAGCGGCTCATGGTGCACCCCACGTCCGTCACCAACACCGTGGACCGCCTGGTCAGGTCCGGCCTGGTCGACAAGCGCCCCAACCCCAACGACGGCCGCGGCACCCTCGCCTCCATCACCGACAAGGGCCGCGAGGTCGTCGAGGCCGCCACCCGGGACCTCATGGCGATGGACTTCGGCCTCGGTGTCTACGACGCCGAGGAGTGCGCGGAGATCTTCGCGATGCTGCGCCCGCTGAGGGTGGCGGCACGGGACTTCGACGAGGACTGA
- a CDS encoding DUF3817 domain-containing protein, producing MKKSVLTRYRVMAYVTGVLLVLLTLGVIAKYLLKIDGADSFTTAVGIAHGWLYVVYLVFAFDLGSKAKWPVAKQLWVLLAGTIPTAAFFVERKVSRELESRVTDGAPAPVKA from the coding sequence ATGAAGAAGAGCGTGCTGACCCGCTACCGCGTCATGGCCTACGTCACCGGTGTGCTGCTGGTCCTGCTGACCCTCGGCGTCATCGCCAAGTACCTGCTGAAGATCGACGGCGCCGACAGCTTCACGACGGCCGTCGGTATCGCGCACGGCTGGCTGTACGTGGTCTACCTCGTCTTCGCCTTCGACCTCGGCTCCAAGGCGAAGTGGCCGGTCGCCAAGCAGCTGTGGGTCCTGCTCGCCGGGACGATCCCGACGGCCGCCTTCTTCGTGGAGCGGAAGGTCAGCCGCGAGCTGGAGAGCAGGGTCACGGACGGGGCTCCCGCCCCCGTCAAGGCGTAA